A stretch of Schaalia odontolytica DNA encodes these proteins:
- a CDS encoding S-ribosylhomocysteine lyase: MAEVESFTLDHTAVKAPYVRLINVEAGPKGDQISNFDVRLLQPNAGEIPTSGLHTIEHLLASLLRDRIDGVIDCSPFGCRTGFHLIMWGTPSVREVTQALASSLHAIAEDVTWEDVPGTDAYSCGNYRDHSLFSAREWSRAILEQGFSLDAFERVDVIH, encoded by the coding sequence ATGGCTGAAGTTGAGAGCTTTACCCTGGACCACACCGCAGTGAAGGCACCCTACGTGCGCCTCATTAACGTGGAGGCCGGCCCGAAGGGCGACCAGATTTCGAACTTTGACGTGCGCCTCCTCCAGCCCAACGCCGGGGAGATCCCGACCTCGGGCCTGCACACGATCGAGCACCTGCTCGCCTCCCTGCTGCGCGACCGCATCGATGGCGTCATCGACTGCTCGCCGTTCGGCTGCCGCACGGGCTTCCACCTGATCATGTGGGGCACCCCCTCGGTGCGTGAGGTGACGCAGGCGCTGGCCTCCTCCCTGCACGCGATTGCCGAGGACGTCACCTGGGAGGACGTGCCCGGCACCGACGCGTACTCGTGCGGCAACTACCGCGACCACTCGCTCTTCAGCGCCCGCGAGTGGAGCCGCGCGATCCTCGAGCAGGGCTTCTCCCTCGACGCCTTCGAGCGTGTCGACGTCATCCACTGA
- a CDS encoding branched-chain amino acid aminotransferase, producing the protein MASTQHTPTELEAAGDLVLPAADELAGRFPLTPNAHPATPEEYNEIMSTLAFGKKFTDHMAHMRWTREGGWDDRGVIPYGPLELTPGASVFHYCQSVFEGIKAYKREDGSVWTFRPGYNAARLNHSARRLALPELSREDFVASLVDYVRADVKWVPDVDGSSLYLRPFMFASEEFVGVHPAGVVDYYVIGSPSGPYFKGGLSGVAIWVEREYHRAGPGGTGSAKAGGNYAASLLPQIQAEAKGFSQVCFLDTYEGKYLEELGGMNMFVVMADGTIRTPELTGVILEGGTRSAILRMLRDQGVDVREEKIALSEVVDGIRSGAVAEVFACGTAAVVTPITRLAGDDFDVEIEVGDRTREIHKRLTDIQWGRAEDPYGWTYRLV; encoded by the coding sequence ATGGCATCGACGCAGCACACCCCCACGGAACTTGAGGCTGCCGGCGACCTGGTACTTCCCGCCGCCGACGAGCTGGCCGGTCGTTTCCCCCTGACCCCCAACGCTCACCCGGCGACGCCGGAAGAGTACAACGAGATCATGTCGACCCTGGCCTTCGGCAAGAAGTTCACGGATCACATGGCCCACATGCGCTGGACCCGCGAAGGCGGCTGGGATGACCGCGGCGTCATCCCCTACGGCCCGCTCGAGCTGACCCCCGGAGCCTCCGTCTTCCACTATTGCCAGTCCGTGTTCGAGGGCATCAAGGCCTACAAGCGCGAGGACGGCTCCGTGTGGACCTTCCGTCCCGGCTACAACGCCGCGCGCCTGAACCATTCGGCCCGCCGCCTGGCCCTGCCTGAGTTGAGCCGCGAGGACTTTGTGGCCTCCCTCGTGGACTATGTGCGCGCGGACGTCAAGTGGGTTCCCGATGTCGATGGTTCGTCGCTCTACCTGCGTCCCTTCATGTTCGCCTCCGAGGAGTTCGTGGGCGTCCACCCCGCCGGCGTCGTCGACTACTACGTCATCGGCTCTCCGTCGGGTCCCTACTTCAAGGGCGGCCTGTCGGGCGTGGCCATCTGGGTGGAGCGCGAGTATCATCGCGCCGGCCCCGGCGGCACCGGCAGTGCCAAGGCGGGCGGCAACTATGCGGCCTCCCTGCTGCCCCAGATCCAGGCCGAGGCCAAGGGCTTCTCCCAGGTCTGCTTCCTGGACACCTACGAGGGCAAGTACCTCGAGGAGCTGGGCGGCATGAACATGTTCGTCGTCATGGCTGATGGAACCATCCGCACCCCCGAGCTCACCGGCGTCATCCTCGAGGGCGGCACGCGCAGCGCGATTCTGCGCATGCTGCGCGACCAGGGCGTGGACGTTCGCGAGGAGAAGATCGCCCTGTCCGAGGTCGTGGACGGCATCCGCTCGGGCGCGGTCGCCGAGGTCTTCGCGTGCGGCACTGCCGCCGTGGTCACCCCGATCACGCGCCTGGCTGGCGACGACTTCGATGTGGAGATCGAGGTGGGGGACAGGACCCGCGAGATCCACAAGCGTCTCACCGACATCCAGTGGGGCCGCGCCGAGGATCCCTACGGCTGGACGTACCGCCTGGTCTGA
- a CDS encoding LysR family transcriptional regulator: MHYEPDLEALRVLALVAKEGSMSAASAQLGVSQQAISLRIRNLEKDLRMRLLVRSARGSRLTPTGELVVGWGTTLLTAADEFSDAVNSLRTDRGKMMRIAASLTIAEHLLPDWIARWRISHGNDGPVVQLTAANSSTVVEAIREGTADLGLVETPVIPAGLRSVTVAYDTIEVVVQHGHRWAKTRRVSVRELAGTGLVLRETGSGTRQALEDALTEAGFPLAAEPAAVLTTTLGVRSAIMAGIAPGALSSLAVSEDARAGRLVRVRINNLQITRPLTAIWAGTTPPPHIRDFLDVIARTDR; encoded by the coding sequence ATGCACTACGAGCCGGACTTGGAGGCACTGCGAGTCTTGGCGCTCGTCGCGAAGGAAGGCAGCATGTCGGCGGCAAGCGCGCAGTTGGGCGTGAGTCAGCAGGCGATATCTCTGCGCATCCGGAACCTGGAAAAAGATCTGCGCATGCGACTGCTGGTGCGTTCCGCACGGGGCTCCCGACTGACTCCGACAGGCGAGCTGGTTGTTGGCTGGGGAACAACGCTGCTGACAGCGGCCGACGAGTTCTCGGATGCTGTCAACTCGCTCCGCACGGATCGCGGGAAGATGATGCGCATCGCCGCGAGCCTCACGATCGCAGAACACCTCCTACCGGATTGGATCGCCCGGTGGCGCATCTCTCACGGCAATGACGGCCCGGTCGTTCAACTCACAGCCGCCAACAGCAGCACGGTCGTCGAGGCCATACGCGAGGGAACCGCAGACCTCGGGCTCGTCGAGACCCCTGTCATTCCCGCCGGCCTCCGGTCGGTCACCGTCGCTTACGACACCATCGAAGTCGTTGTGCAGCACGGTCACCGATGGGCGAAGACCCGCCGGGTGTCCGTCCGTGAACTGGCGGGCACTGGGTTGGTGCTCCGCGAGACCGGCAGCGGCACCCGACAAGCGCTCGAGGACGCCCTCACCGAGGCGGGCTTTCCCCTCGCAGCCGAGCCCGCAGCCGTGCTGACGACCACGCTCGGCGTTCGCAGCGCGATTATGGCCGGCATAGCCCCCGGCGCGTTGAGCTCCCTCGCCGTGTCCGAGGACGCCCGCGCCGGCCGACTCGTGCGAGTTCGGATCAACAATCTCCAGATCACCCGCCCGCTCACCGCCATCTGGGCCGGGACGACTCCGCCCCCTCACATACGGGACTTCCTGGACGTCATCGCGCGAACTGACCGGTAA
- a CDS encoding YeiH family protein: MTQTQNIATARPEHTLLARVRALLPGLVLCLAAAGASYGVSLLLPGVSPLIIAIVLGVLLANVVRLPAAASDGIDFSAKKLLRAGIVFLGLQLVLTDILDLGAPMLVVVVCIVAGGLLGTVLLGRLLRVPSGLSLLIACGFSICGAAAVAGAAGVTDPDDEAEEDTITAVALVVIFGTLMIALVPLLANLLGLGSETAGMWAGGSIHEIAQVVAAGGIIGGGALTVAVIVKLARVLLLAPVVAILSIRERRLSRTAGEPSQQRSSSKLPPIVPLFIIGFIAMVLLRSFIPLPDFVLTTGGLLQTGLLAAAMFGLGCGVKIRNLIKVGLKPFALAALSTLLVATIAYCGVALAG; encoded by the coding sequence ATGACACAGACACAGAACATTGCGACTGCCCGACCGGAACACACGCTGCTTGCCCGAGTCCGCGCGCTCCTGCCCGGGCTTGTCCTCTGCCTGGCCGCGGCCGGAGCATCGTACGGGGTCAGCCTGCTGCTGCCGGGAGTCAGCCCGCTCATTATCGCGATCGTGCTTGGCGTACTCCTGGCCAACGTCGTCCGGCTGCCAGCAGCGGCCTCCGACGGCATCGACTTCTCCGCGAAAAAGCTCCTGCGCGCCGGCATCGTCTTCCTCGGACTCCAGCTGGTACTGACCGACATCCTCGACCTCGGAGCCCCAATGCTGGTCGTCGTCGTGTGCATTGTCGCCGGCGGTCTGCTCGGCACCGTTCTCCTGGGGAGGCTGCTGCGGGTTCCATCCGGGCTCTCGCTGCTCATTGCCTGCGGATTCTCCATCTGCGGCGCGGCAGCCGTGGCGGGCGCGGCAGGGGTCACCGACCCGGACGACGAGGCCGAGGAAGACACCATCACCGCGGTCGCCCTCGTGGTGATCTTCGGAACGCTGATGATTGCCCTCGTCCCACTGCTCGCGAACCTGCTTGGCCTGGGCTCCGAGACGGCCGGGATGTGGGCCGGGGGTTCCATCCATGAAATCGCGCAAGTCGTCGCGGCCGGAGGCATCATCGGCGGCGGAGCGCTCACGGTCGCGGTCATCGTCAAACTCGCCCGAGTGCTGCTGCTCGCCCCGGTCGTGGCCATCCTCAGCATCCGGGAGCGCCGTCTCAGCCGTACGGCAGGCGAACCCAGTCAACAGAGGTCGAGTTCGAAGCTGCCGCCCATCGTCCCGCTGTTCATCATCGGGTTCATCGCCATGGTGCTCCTGCGTTCCTTTATCCCTCTGCCGGACTTCGTGCTGACGACCGGCGGGCTGCTGCAGACAGGGTTGCTGGCTGCAGCGATGTTCGGACTCGGCTGCGGCGTCAAGATTCGGAACCTCATCAAGGTGGGCCTCAAGCCCTTCGCCCTGGCCGCGCTCTCCACCCTCCTCGTCGCCACCATCGCCTATTGCGGAGTCGCCCTCGCCGGCTGA
- a CDS encoding ABC transporter ATP-binding protein/permease codes for MKRAIVVVCSWAAALCLAAAYLAIGWGIDDIAGHNAWSTWWISVLGALGSGVFAWAVSALGAAQMNQMEPALRHSMIRQVFALGPSQRTNERAGRVVNSATDGVERVAAYKGIFLAPMIASLTTPILVVIVVALTIDPAAGGFLAIAIPLVPICVMGFRKAFKPVSSRYRHASRQLAAKELDAIQGLGDLALMNAGKDMGKRLAEAAEEVRSKVMSYLAGNQLILLVIDSVFSLGMITGAIALALIRYKQGAISVGEGISLVLLSSIMLDPLDRIGQFFYIGMGGIAANKEIKKFIKQTPPVVDAKGVKAPAIPPQRGEIRLSGVSFSYTKDTPVLQGANLTLTQGEHVALAGPSGAGKSTISALLQGFLRPTRGRVSLNGVDLATAPLSWVRAQTAVVEQSTYLFSGTLRDNLLLASPAATDDQLIEALRAAHLGEFVDTLPGGLDARVGARGLAVSGGEAQRIAIARAFLKNASIMILDEPTAHVDLASEREILASLETVCAGRTTLTISHRDATIKGADRVATLQEGTIR; via the coding sequence ATGAAACGCGCGATCGTGGTCGTCTGCTCGTGGGCAGCGGCTCTGTGCCTGGCCGCCGCCTACCTGGCGATCGGCTGGGGCATCGATGATATTGCGGGACACAACGCCTGGTCGACGTGGTGGATCAGCGTGCTGGGGGCCCTGGGATCGGGCGTGTTCGCGTGGGCGGTCAGCGCCCTGGGAGCTGCCCAGATGAACCAGATGGAACCCGCGCTGCGCCATTCGATGATCCGACAGGTCTTCGCCCTGGGGCCCTCGCAGCGCACCAACGAGCGTGCGGGGCGCGTCGTCAACTCCGCCACCGACGGCGTCGAGCGCGTCGCCGCCTACAAGGGCATCTTCCTGGCCCCCATGATCGCGTCGCTGACGACCCCGATCCTCGTCGTCATCGTCGTCGCCCTGACGATCGACCCGGCCGCGGGCGGATTCCTCGCGATCGCGATCCCGCTGGTCCCGATCTGCGTCATGGGCTTCCGCAAGGCCTTCAAGCCGGTGTCCTCGCGCTATCGCCACGCCTCGCGCCAGCTCGCCGCCAAGGAGCTCGACGCCATCCAGGGACTGGGCGACCTGGCGCTTATGAACGCGGGCAAGGATATGGGCAAGCGCCTGGCCGAGGCCGCCGAAGAGGTCCGCTCGAAGGTCATGAGCTACCTGGCTGGCAACCAGCTGATCCTCCTCGTCATCGACTCCGTCTTCTCCCTCGGCATGATCACCGGCGCGATCGCGCTGGCCCTCATCCGTTACAAGCAGGGTGCGATCAGCGTCGGCGAGGGCATTTCCCTCGTGCTGCTCTCCTCGATCATGCTCGACCCGCTGGACCGCATCGGCCAGTTCTTCTACATCGGCATGGGCGGCATCGCGGCCAACAAGGAGATCAAGAAGTTCATCAAGCAGACCCCGCCGGTCGTGGACGCCAAGGGTGTTAAGGCCCCGGCCATCCCGCCCCAGCGCGGCGAGATCCGCCTCAGTGGTGTGTCCTTCTCCTACACCAAGGACACGCCGGTTCTGCAGGGTGCGAACCTGACCCTCACCCAGGGAGAGCACGTCGCGCTCGCTGGCCCCTCGGGCGCCGGAAAGTCCACAATCTCGGCGCTGCTGCAGGGCTTCCTGCGTCCGACGCGAGGCCGCGTGAGCCTCAACGGTGTCGACCTGGCGACCGCGCCCCTGTCGTGGGTGCGCGCCCAGACCGCGGTCGTCGAGCAGAGCACCTACCTGTTCTCTGGCACGCTGCGCGACAACCTGCTCCTGGCCTCTCCCGCGGCCACGGACGACCAGCTGATCGAGGCCCTGCGCGCCGCGCACCTGGGGGAGTTTGTTGACACGCTACCCGGCGGCCTGGATGCTCGCGTGGGTGCCCGAGGTCTGGCCGTGTCCGGCGGCGAGGCCCAGCGCATCGCGATCGCCCGCGCCTTCCTGAAGAACGCGTCGATCATGATCCTGGACGAGCCCACCGCCCACGTCGACCTGGCCTCCGAGCGCGAGATCCTCGCGTCGCTGGAGACCGTGTGTGCCGGGCGCACGACCCTGACGATCTCCCACCGAGACGCCACCATCAAGGGCGCCGACCGCGTCGCGACCCTGCAGGAAGGAACGATCCGATGA
- the cydC gene encoding thiol reductant ABC exporter subunit CydC, with translation MTRRQLSLRLLSITRRVLPPLAASIAARIVFLIIGIALFALGGWAVAGLASGESAWSIALIICCAIGLSLLKGLARYLEQFAGHFVAFHSLAMLRNYFYDQLEPQAPAGTDRLDSGDIMNRVTKDIDRVEVFFAHTLAPVTTAVIVPILSIVWMGSAVSWTLAAVLAPFLLIVGAVIPFLGSGSTARAARELREARGAIAAHVTDSVQGVREVLAFGAEERREAEMSAIEKRISSGLGTQGRWIALRRGLNQAAVALGIVTVAMVAGSNVLADTLTLPQAGLALGIAMGSFGPVLAVEEFAADLDQAFASAARVFAITDRAPAVADPTDPKALTPGDIEFTDVTFSYLTDAPAPAPTVLDGVSIHISAGKRTAIVGASGSGKSTLASLLTRTWDPASGTVTIGGTNVAAVSLRDLRATVASAPQRPYLFNDTLRANLLLAAPQASEEDLERALEAVDLTDWLATEKDGLDTAVGDMGERLSGGQRQRLALARALLRDAPIYVFDEATSQVDPATEARVREGIARVAKGRTIVEIAHRISAVRDADQIIVMDAGRVVETGTYAELHARGGALAALEARETTDQPSA, from the coding sequence ATGACCCGCAGGCAACTGTCTCTTCGACTCCTGTCGATCACGCGGCGCGTCCTGCCGCCCCTCGCGGCCTCCATCGCCGCCCGCATCGTCTTCCTCATCATTGGCATCGCCCTGTTCGCCCTGGGCGGCTGGGCTGTCGCCGGCCTGGCGTCGGGGGAGAGCGCCTGGAGCATCGCGCTGATCATCTGCTGCGCCATCGGCCTGAGCCTCCTCAAGGGCTTGGCCCGCTACCTCGAGCAGTTCGCCGGTCACTTCGTGGCCTTCCACTCCCTGGCGATGCTGCGCAACTACTTCTACGACCAGCTCGAGCCCCAGGCTCCCGCGGGCACGGATCGCCTGGATTCGGGCGACATCATGAACCGCGTGACGAAGGATATCGACCGCGTCGAGGTCTTCTTCGCCCACACGCTCGCCCCCGTCACGACGGCCGTCATCGTTCCGATCCTGTCTATCGTGTGGATGGGTAGCGCGGTGTCCTGGACGCTGGCCGCCGTGTTGGCACCCTTCCTCTTGATCGTCGGCGCGGTCATTCCCTTCCTGGGTTCCGGCTCGACCGCGCGTGCGGCGCGTGAGCTGCGCGAGGCCCGGGGTGCGATTGCCGCCCACGTGACCGACTCGGTGCAGGGCGTGCGTGAGGTCCTCGCCTTTGGGGCCGAGGAACGCCGCGAGGCCGAGATGAGCGCCATCGAAAAGCGCATCTCCTCGGGTCTGGGCACTCAGGGCCGCTGGATCGCGCTGCGGCGAGGCCTCAACCAGGCAGCCGTCGCCCTCGGCATCGTCACGGTCGCCATGGTCGCGGGCTCGAACGTGCTTGCCGACACGCTGACGCTGCCCCAGGCGGGCCTCGCCCTCGGTATCGCGATGGGATCCTTCGGACCGGTCCTTGCGGTCGAGGAGTTCGCCGCGGACCTGGATCAGGCCTTCGCGTCGGCCGCCCGCGTCTTTGCGATCACGGACCGTGCGCCCGCCGTCGCCGACCCGACCGACCCCAAGGCCCTGACCCCGGGCGACATTGAGTTCACCGACGTGACCTTCTCCTACCTGACGGACGCGCCCGCGCCCGCCCCCACGGTCCTGGACGGCGTGAGCATCCACATCTCCGCCGGCAAGCGCACCGCCATCGTGGGTGCCTCCGGCTCGGGCAAGTCGACGCTGGCCTCGCTGCTGACCCGCACGTGGGACCCGGCCTCGGGCACCGTCACGATCGGCGGCACGAACGTGGCCGCGGTGTCCCTGCGCGACCTGCGCGCGACAGTCGCCTCTGCGCCCCAGCGCCCCTACCTGTTCAACGACACGCTGCGCGCCAATCTGCTGCTCGCCGCACCGCAGGCGAGCGAGGAGGACCTGGAGCGCGCGCTGGAGGCCGTGGACCTCACCGACTGGCTGGCCACGGAAAAGGACGGCCTGGACACGGCGGTCGGTGACATGGGCGAGCGCCTCTCGGGCGGCCAGCGTCAGCGCCTGGCCCTGGCCCGCGCGCTCCTGCGAGACGCCCCGATCTACGTGTTTGACGAGGCCACGAGCCAGGTCGACCCGGCCACCGAGGCGCGCGTGCGCGAGGGCATCGCCCGCGTCGCGAAGGGGCGTACCATCGTCGAGATTGCCCACCGCATCAGCGCCGTGCGCGATGCCGACCAGATCATCGTCATGGACGCGGGCCGCGTCGTGGAGACCGGCACCTACGCCGAGCTGCACGCGCGCGGAGGTGCGCTCGCCGCCCTCGAGGCGCGCGAAACCACCGATCAACCCAGCGCCTGA
- the manA gene encoding mannose-6-phosphate isomerase, class I, with translation MERLIGWTKADAWGSTNAIPEFLGAAAGDDPVSEVWFGAHPDGPTLLTGGQTLAEHIGEDPKRALGGGLLYAFGPTLPYLAKIIAPAQTLSLQVHPTKEIAREGYLREEVLGIERTDTRRVYRDMNHKPEMIYALTEFSALVGFRVPRKARQLLVGLEGELADRLRHRLKLSTVRGGLRSLATWLFDEDSPATPERVEEFVAACRSRLASGTSPSPRTDELVSVLGEKHPGDPGIIVAFLMNPVSLRPGEAVYIPPRQIHAYQSGLGIEVMASSDNVVRAGLTGKYVDSAQLVEITEFSALPPVRVAPEHPSATTDRFLAPAQEFELSVTTLAPGKHTSRVDEVAVPGEGPRIVIATSGSVTLHVSEEQGGDSVELARGQAVFISAAERRAWAYGTGSFVQVAAP, from the coding sequence ATGGAAAGACTGATCGGCTGGACGAAAGCTGACGCGTGGGGCTCCACGAACGCGATCCCCGAGTTCCTGGGGGCCGCCGCCGGGGACGACCCGGTGTCCGAGGTGTGGTTCGGCGCCCACCCGGACGGACCGACGCTGCTGACGGGCGGGCAGACCCTCGCCGAGCACATCGGCGAGGACCCCAAGCGAGCGCTCGGCGGTGGCCTGCTCTACGCGTTTGGGCCGACCCTGCCGTACCTGGCGAAGATCATCGCCCCCGCGCAGACCCTGAGCCTGCAGGTGCATCCGACGAAGGAGATCGCGCGCGAAGGCTATCTGCGCGAGGAGGTCCTGGGCATCGAGCGCACGGACACGCGCCGCGTCTACCGGGACATGAACCACAAGCCCGAGATGATCTACGCGCTCACCGAGTTCAGTGCGCTCGTCGGCTTCCGCGTGCCGCGCAAGGCCCGCCAGCTCCTCGTCGGACTGGAGGGTGAGCTCGCCGACCGCCTGCGTCACAGGCTCAAGCTGTCCACCGTGCGCGGAGGCCTGCGCTCCCTGGCCACGTGGCTCTTCGACGAGGACTCCCCGGCGACCCCGGAGCGTGTCGAAGAGTTCGTGGCCGCGTGCCGCTCCCGCCTCGCGTCGGGCACGTCCCCCTCGCCGCGTACGGACGAGCTCGTGAGTGTCCTGGGGGAGAAACACCCGGGCGATCCGGGCATCATCGTCGCCTTCCTCATGAACCCGGTGTCCCTGCGCCCGGGCGAGGCCGTCTACATTCCGCCGCGCCAGATCCACGCCTACCAGTCGGGCCTAGGCATCGAGGTCATGGCGTCCTCCGACAACGTCGTGCGCGCGGGCCTCACCGGCAAGTACGTGGACTCCGCCCAGCTCGTGGAAATCACCGAGTTCTCGGCGCTGCCGCCCGTGCGCGTGGCACCCGAGCATCCCTCGGCGACGACGGACCGCTTCCTGGCACCCGCCCAGGAGTTCGAGCTATCGGTGACGACGCTCGCGCCCGGCAAGCACACGTCCCGCGTGGACGAGGTCGCCGTGCCTGGGGAAGGCCCGCGCATCGTCATCGCGACCTCCGGGTCGGTCACCCTGCACGTGAGCGAGGAGCAGGGCGGGGACAGCGTGGAGCTGGCGCGTGGCCAGGCTGTGTTCATCTCAGCCGCCGAGCGCCGCGCGTGGGCGTACGGCACCGGCTCGTTTGTGCAGGTCGCGGCCCCCTGA
- a CDS encoding type 1 glutamine amidotransferase: protein MNILVIQNDPIVPVGQLSAFLGGHEVVRTWEDPQRLQDLAAAPLPGALILLGGRANAYDDEAWPWLEAERELLRRCVRANIRVLGICLGAQLIAATFGGRVSVADPAGPEYGVIPLTWGTNDQAGGGGAVPLRMALASTHTVFADHGDAIVELPHGAREWARSDKYTQIFSFGTALGVQFHPEVTRETATVWAVNNEDVDTEDIVAGYNAHEGELASTCKTLADWVSGVF, encoded by the coding sequence ATGAACATCCTCGTGATTCAAAACGACCCGATCGTTCCGGTGGGTCAGTTGTCCGCCTTCCTCGGCGGTCACGAGGTGGTGCGCACCTGGGAGGACCCGCAGCGCCTCCAGGACCTGGCGGCCGCTCCCCTGCCGGGCGCCCTCATCCTGCTGGGTGGCCGCGCCAACGCCTACGACGACGAGGCATGGCCGTGGCTGGAAGCCGAACGCGAGCTGCTGCGCCGCTGCGTGCGCGCCAACATCCGGGTGCTCGGCATCTGCCTGGGTGCCCAGCTGATCGCCGCGACCTTCGGCGGGCGCGTCAGCGTCGCCGACCCAGCGGGCCCCGAATACGGCGTTATTCCCCTGACGTGGGGCACGAACGACCAGGCGGGCGGCGGCGGAGCCGTCCCCCTGCGCATGGCCCTGGCCTCGACCCACACGGTGTTCGCCGACCACGGCGACGCCATCGTGGAACTCCCCCACGGAGCGCGCGAGTGGGCACGCTCGGACAAGTACACGCAGATCTTCTCCTTCGGCACCGCCCTAGGCGTCCAGTTCCACCCCGAGGTCACGCGCGAGACAGCGACCGTGTGGGCAGTGAACAACGAGGACGTCGACACCGAGGACATCGTCGCCGGCTACAACGCCCACGAGGGCGAGCTGGCCTCCACCTGCAAGACGCTCGCCGACTGGGTCTCCGGCGTCTTCTAA
- a CDS encoding cobalamin-independent methionine synthase II family protein, which translates to MTIRTTHVGSLPRTPELLKANAAHREGSLSDADFTSVLQAEVDGVVKRQAEIGLDIVNDGEYGHAMLDTVDYGAWWTYSFSRFGGLSFENSGGFELRPPAGRDGRLAFSSFAERRDWQRFADAYGDPESGIQIVSDNKVVFPAIVDELTYIGAEAVERDIAGVKHALEAVGKPVSDGFVAAISPGSAARVGNAFYEDDEAVVWACADVLREEYKRITDAGLTVQIDAPDIAEGWDQMNPEPSVEDYRAFSRVRIDALNHALEGIDPSLVRFHVCWGSWHGPHTTDIPFKDIVDLALLVNANGLTFEAANARHAHEWTIWRDIELPEGKYLIPGVVSHSTNVVEHPELVAQRIRQFADIVGDERVVASTDCGLGGRIYPSIAWAKLEALAEGARLASK; encoded by the coding sequence ATGACCATTCGCACCACTCATGTTGGTTCCCTGCCCCGTACCCCCGAACTGCTCAAGGCGAACGCCGCGCACCGCGAGGGTTCCCTGAGCGACGCTGATTTCACCTCTGTGCTGCAGGCTGAGGTTGATGGCGTTGTGAAGCGTCAGGCCGAGATTGGCCTGGATATCGTCAACGATGGCGAGTACGGCCACGCGATGCTCGACACGGTTGATTACGGTGCGTGGTGGACGTATTCCTTCTCGCGTTTCGGCGGGCTGTCGTTTGAGAACTCGGGTGGCTTTGAGCTGCGTCCCCCGGCTGGCCGCGATGGCCGCCTGGCTTTCTCGTCGTTTGCTGAGCGCCGCGACTGGCAGCGTTTCGCGGACGCGTACGGTGACCCGGAGTCGGGTATTCAGATCGTGAGCGACAACAAGGTCGTGTTCCCGGCGATCGTGGACGAGCTGACCTACATCGGTGCCGAGGCCGTGGAGCGCGATATCGCGGGCGTGAAGCACGCGCTGGAGGCTGTGGGCAAGCCCGTGTCGGATGGTTTCGTGGCAGCGATTTCGCCGGGTTCGGCGGCTCGCGTGGGCAACGCGTTCTACGAGGATGACGAGGCCGTGGTGTGGGCGTGCGCGGATGTGCTGCGCGAGGAGTACAAGCGCATTACGGACGCGGGCCTGACGGTGCAGATTGACGCGCCGGATATCGCGGAGGGCTGGGATCAGATGAACCCGGAGCCGTCCGTCGAGGATTACCGCGCGTTCTCTCGCGTGCGTATCGACGCGCTGAACCACGCGCTGGAGGGCATTGACCCGTCTCTGGTGCGTTTCCACGTGTGCTGGGGTTCGTGGCACGGCCCGCACACGACGGATATCCCGTTCAAGGACATCGTGGATCTGGCCCTGCTGGTCAACGCGAACGGACTGACGTTCGAGGCGGCGAATGCTCGCCACGCGCACGAGTGGACGATCTGGCGCGACATCGAACTGCCCGAGGGCAAGTACCTGATCCCGGGTGTCGTGTCGCACTCGACGAACGTTGTGGAGCACCCGGAGCTGGTGGCTCAGCGTATCCGCCAGTTCGCGGACATTGTGGGCGACGAGCGCGTTGTGGCGTCGACGGACTGTGGCCTGGGCGGCCGCATCTACCCGTCGATCGCGTGGGCGAAGCTGGAGGCGCTGGCCGAGGGCGCTCGTCTCGCATCGAAGTGA